One part of the Terrimicrobium sacchariphilum genome encodes these proteins:
- a CDS encoding FtsB family cell division protein, translating into MRSSVETRRKRKDATFLKALNRVLMVLVFLGFLAIVAFWFYPEVTYRNKLVAQLEDKKMHLASLQLTQKQREREVYLLQNDPEYIEIIARDKLDLMRPGETIYRFDSARAASDK; encoded by the coding sequence ATGAGGTCATCGGTCGAAACACGCCGCAAACGGAAGGACGCCACCTTCCTCAAGGCGCTGAACCGTGTCCTGATGGTCCTCGTTTTCCTGGGATTTCTCGCGATTGTGGCCTTCTGGTTTTATCCGGAGGTGACATATCGCAACAAGCTCGTGGCGCAGCTTGAGGACAAGAAGATGCATCTCGCTTCGCTCCAACTCACACAAAAGCAGCGCGAGCGGGAAGTGTATCTGCTCCAGAATGATCCCGAGTATATCGAGATCATCGCCCGCGACAAACTCGACCTGATGAGACCGGGCGAAACGATCTACCGTTTTGACTCCGCCCGCGCGGCATCAGATAAATAA
- the aroB gene encoding 3-dehydroquinate synthase, with amino-acid sequence MAARIPVLISRNPYEVIVGHDILRRAGEFISQVLPASRCALITDSNIAPLYAETVETSLEAAGFEVTTIIVPPGEPSKALGFIEDVCDQMIEAGLDRRSAVIALGGGVIGDLAGFVASIFYRGIPHVQIPTTVVAQVDSSLGGKTGVNSRKGKNLLGAFHQPSLVITDVNTLDTLPKREFNEGFGEIIKHAAIRDAAMLEDLLAETSPDLGELISRNVKIKARIVAEDEFERHGLRALLNFGHTIGHAIENAAGYGRYLHGEAISLGLVAAARISVKKADLSEESAEKIITALKAYNLPTSLPADITTDTLLAALSRDKKFESGAIRFVVVPELGEAFVSKDVTEEDLREAIESLR; translated from the coding sequence ATGGCTGCTCGCATTCCTGTCCTTATTTCCCGTAATCCCTACGAAGTCATCGTCGGCCATGATATTCTCCGCCGCGCAGGAGAGTTCATCAGCCAGGTATTGCCTGCTTCACGCTGCGCTCTCATTACGGACAGCAATATCGCTCCCCTGTATGCAGAGACGGTGGAGACAAGCCTGGAAGCAGCAGGATTCGAGGTCACAACGATCATTGTACCCCCGGGCGAGCCCTCCAAGGCACTGGGATTCATCGAGGATGTCTGCGATCAGATGATCGAGGCGGGACTTGACCGACGGAGCGCAGTGATCGCACTGGGCGGCGGGGTTATCGGCGATCTCGCCGGATTTGTTGCCAGCATTTTTTATCGCGGCATCCCGCACGTCCAGATTCCCACCACGGTCGTCGCTCAGGTCGACAGCTCACTCGGAGGAAAGACCGGCGTCAACTCCCGCAAGGGCAAAAACCTGCTTGGTGCATTTCACCAGCCATCTCTTGTCATCACTGATGTCAATACGCTGGATACCCTGCCCAAGCGGGAATTCAATGAAGGCTTTGGCGAGATTATCAAGCATGCCGCCATTCGTGACGCGGCAATGCTGGAAGACCTCTTGGCCGAGACATCCCCGGACCTTGGCGAACTCATCTCCCGTAACGTCAAGATCAAGGCCCGCATCGTCGCGGAAGATGAATTCGAACGCCATGGGCTCCGCGCTCTCCTGAACTTCGGTCACACCATCGGCCACGCCATCGAGAACGCCGCGGGATACGGGCGCTACCTGCATGGCGAAGCCATCAGCCTCGGCCTCGTCGCAGCGGCCCGCATCTCGGTCAAGAAAGCCGACCTTTCCGAGGAATCCGCGGAAAAAATCATCACGGCTCTTAAAGCCTACAATCTCCCGACATCCCTCCCTGCGGACATCACCACCGATACCCTGCTGGCAGCCCTCAGCCGGGACAAAAAGTTCGAATCCGGAGCCATTCGGTTCGTCGTGGTTCCGGAACTCGGCGAGGCTTTCGTCTCCAAGGACGTGACCGAGGAGGATCTCCGCGAAGCCATCGAAAGCCTCCGTTGA
- a CDS encoding carbon starvation CstA family protein: MTSVLHRWSFYGWLAVCFAGAASLAILALARGEHVSALWMVIASVCVFALAYRFHSAWLMAKVLTLNDARLTPAITNEDGKDYVPTNRWIVFGHHFAAIAGPGPLVGPVLAAQFGFLPGMLWILVGATLGGAVHDSIILFCSVRRRGRSLGQMVRDEVGPFAGFIALISIVAIMIILLAVLALVVVKALAESPWGLFTILASIPIAMLMGIALRMFKMSVGWVSIFGVAALIASVVAGQWIKGSPLEGPLTAEELKLAWGIMGYGLLASVLPVWLLLAPRDYLSTFMKIGAVALLGVAIVILAPKLQMPALTKFIDGTGPVFAGPVFPFAFITIACAAVSGFHALIASGTTPKIITSEKDIRVIGYGAMITEMLVGIMALIAACAMPPGEYFAINMKGEPAAVVQKVTALGFPVTTEQMTQLAENVGEANMVGRTGGAPTFAVGMASMFAGVFGSKAAISVWYHFAIMFEAMFILTTIDAGTRVGRFLVQDLLAYIWKPLGRTDFALGNFLASAAFVAAWGYFLIQGVLDPLGGINSLWPIFGVANQLLAVIALSLGVTVLIKMDRIRYVWVALLPLVWLSIVTMTAGWMKIFSADPRLGFLSAAADFKAKLAAGGTPEQLATWNHLLMNNYVNTGVTAAFLILVLLVVLSCARVWWQLIVQGKSIPLREEPPIFAQAS; encoded by the coding sequence ATGACTTCCGTCCTCCACCGGTGGTCGTTCTATGGGTGGCTCGCCGTGTGTTTCGCGGGAGCCGCCTCGTTGGCCATTCTCGCCCTCGCCCGAGGAGAGCACGTCAGTGCTCTCTGGATGGTCATTGCCTCGGTCTGTGTCTTTGCCCTCGCCTATCGGTTCCATTCCGCCTGGCTGATGGCCAAGGTGCTCACGCTCAATGACGCACGCCTGACGCCTGCGATTACCAATGAGGACGGCAAGGACTACGTACCCACCAATCGGTGGATTGTCTTTGGCCACCACTTCGCTGCCATCGCCGGCCCTGGCCCACTGGTCGGCCCCGTCCTCGCTGCGCAGTTCGGGTTTCTTCCGGGTATGCTCTGGATTCTTGTCGGCGCCACCCTGGGTGGAGCGGTGCACGACAGCATTATTCTCTTCTGCTCCGTCCGTCGACGCGGTCGGTCTCTCGGCCAGATGGTGCGAGACGAGGTGGGGCCCTTTGCCGGATTCATCGCCCTCATCAGCATTGTCGCCATCATGATCATCCTGCTGGCCGTGCTGGCGCTGGTGGTGGTAAAGGCGCTGGCGGAAAGCCCATGGGGCCTCTTTACCATTCTCGCCTCGATCCCGATCGCCATGCTCATGGGCATCGCCCTGCGGATGTTCAAGATGTCCGTGGGATGGGTCAGCATCTTCGGTGTTGCCGCCCTCATCGCCTCGGTCGTTGCCGGACAATGGATCAAGGGTTCTCCGCTGGAAGGCCCACTTACCGCCGAGGAACTCAAGCTCGCATGGGGCATCATGGGCTACGGCCTTCTCGCTTCCGTCCTCCCCGTCTGGCTGCTGCTCGCTCCTCGTGATTACCTGAGCACGTTCATGAAGATCGGCGCTGTCGCTCTTCTCGGCGTCGCTATCGTCATTCTCGCTCCGAAGCTCCAGATGCCCGCGCTGACAAAGTTCATAGACGGCACAGGGCCGGTCTTTGCCGGCCCGGTCTTTCCTTTCGCCTTCATCACGATTGCCTGCGCGGCGGTCTCAGGCTTCCACGCCCTTATCGCGTCCGGAACCACGCCCAAGATCATCACAAGTGAAAAAGACATTCGTGTCATTGGCTATGGCGCGATGATCACGGAAATGCTCGTGGGCATCATGGCCCTCATCGCCGCCTGCGCGATGCCTCCCGGCGAATACTTCGCCATCAACATGAAAGGCGAACCTGCCGCCGTCGTCCAAAAAGTCACGGCGCTCGGCTTCCCGGTCACGACTGAGCAGATGACCCAGCTCGCCGAGAATGTCGGCGAGGCCAATATGGTCGGCCGCACAGGTGGCGCTCCCACCTTTGCCGTTGGCATGGCCTCGATGTTTGCCGGCGTCTTTGGCAGCAAGGCCGCCATCTCGGTCTGGTACCACTTTGCCATCATGTTTGAGGCGATGTTCATCCTCACCACGATCGACGCCGGCACCCGCGTCGGGCGATTTCTCGTCCAGGACCTCCTGGCGTATATCTGGAAGCCACTCGGACGCACCGACTTCGCTCTGGGTAACTTCCTCGCCTCCGCCGCCTTTGTCGCGGCCTGGGGATACTTCCTCATCCAGGGCGTGCTCGATCCACTCGGCGGGATCAATTCACTCTGGCCGATCTTTGGCGTCGCCAACCAGCTCCTCGCCGTGATCGCGCTTTCTCTGGGCGTCACTGTCCTGATCAAGATGGATCGCATCCGGTATGTCTGGGTGGCTCTTCTTCCTCTGGTCTGGCTTTCAATCGTCACGATGACAGCGGGCTGGATGAAGATTTTCAGCGCCGACCCACGCCTCGGTTTCCTCAGTGCAGCCGCCGACTTCAAGGCCAAGCTGGCCGCCGGCGGGACTCCCGAGCAGCTCGCCACCTGGAATCACCTCCTGATGAACAACTACGTGAATACCGGCGTCACTGCCGCGTTTCTCATACTGGTTCTGCTTGTTGTCCTCTCCTGCGCCCGGGTATGGTGGCAGCTTATCGTGCAAGGTAAGTCCATCCCGCTCCGCGAGGAGCCTCCGATTTTCGCCCAAGCTTCCTGA
- a CDS encoding CTP synthase encodes MKYIFVTGGVVSSLGKGLAAASLGTLLEHRGLKVVLQKLDPYLNVDPGTMNPFQHGEVYVLADGAETDLDLGHYERFTNCVLTRENNVTSGQVYETVLANERRGDYLGKTVQVIPHITDEIKRRIRALGENSGADILITEIGGTTGDIEGLPFLEAIRQFQLEAGHGNVLVMHVTLVPYIKAAGELKTKPTQQSVAKLREIGLQPQVLICRTENPLDLDVRQKLSLYCNVPVEAVIEAGDVEHTIYESPLNLQAEGLDDYVCRILNLNTPEPDMSDWKKFVQRVVNPKKSVRIAVVGKYIELQDAYKSIYESLTHAAAANDCAADLVLVDAEDLENEGAEKYLQGVAGVLVPGGFGDRGTEGKIAAARFARESRTPFLGLCLGMQIATIEFARNVCGLDHANSTEFDPQTPHPVIHILEEQRDVTTKGASMRLGTCPTIFSKNSLAHQVYGRPEANERHRHRYEFNMAYREQMEKKGFVISGTSPDGTLVELIEIKNHPWFLACQFHPEFQSKPNGSHPLFKGFIAACLAHQD; translated from the coding sequence ATGAAGTACATTTTCGTCACCGGCGGCGTGGTCAGTTCCCTGGGCAAGGGGCTCGCCGCGGCATCCCTCGGTACCCTGCTCGAGCATCGCGGGCTCAAAGTCGTCCTCCAGAAACTCGACCCGTACCTCAACGTCGACCCTGGCACGATGAACCCGTTTCAGCACGGGGAAGTGTACGTCCTCGCCGACGGAGCCGAGACCGATCTCGATCTCGGCCACTACGAGCGATTCACCAACTGCGTCCTCACCCGCGAAAACAACGTCACCAGCGGCCAGGTCTATGAAACCGTATTGGCCAACGAACGCCGCGGCGACTACCTCGGCAAGACCGTTCAGGTCATTCCGCACATCACCGACGAGATCAAGCGCCGCATCCGCGCGCTCGGTGAGAACTCCGGCGCCGACATCCTCATCACCGAGATCGGAGGGACCACCGGCGACATCGAGGGACTGCCCTTCCTCGAAGCCATTCGTCAGTTTCAGCTCGAGGCGGGCCACGGCAACGTCCTCGTCATGCACGTCACGCTCGTGCCCTACATCAAGGCCGCGGGTGAACTGAAGACCAAGCCGACCCAGCAGAGCGTCGCCAAGCTGCGCGAGATCGGGCTCCAGCCCCAGGTGCTCATCTGTCGCACCGAGAATCCTCTCGATCTCGATGTGCGCCAGAAGCTCTCGCTTTACTGCAACGTCCCGGTGGAAGCCGTCATCGAAGCCGGTGACGTCGAGCACACCATTTACGAATCCCCGCTCAACCTCCAGGCCGAGGGCCTCGACGATTACGTCTGCCGCATCCTCAATCTTAACACGCCGGAACCCGACATGTCGGACTGGAAGAAATTCGTCCAGCGCGTGGTGAATCCCAAGAAGAGCGTCCGTATCGCTGTCGTCGGCAAATACATCGAGCTTCAGGATGCCTACAAGAGCATCTACGAAAGCCTGACCCACGCCGCCGCCGCCAATGACTGCGCCGCCGACCTCGTGCTCGTCGACGCCGAGGATCTGGAAAACGAAGGCGCGGAGAAATACCTGCAGGGCGTCGCTGGCGTCCTCGTTCCTGGTGGCTTCGGCGACCGAGGCACGGAGGGCAAGATCGCTGCCGCCCGCTTTGCTCGCGAATCCCGCACGCCCTTCCTCGGTCTCTGCCTCGGCATGCAGATCGCGACCATCGAATTTGCCCGCAACGTCTGCGGCCTCGACCATGCCAACAGCACGGAATTCGACCCTCAGACGCCGCACCCGGTCATCCATATCCTGGAGGAACAGCGCGACGTGACGACCAAGGGCGCTTCCATGCGCCTCGGCACCTGCCCGACCATCTTCAGCAAAAACAGCCTTGCTCATCAGGTCTACGGACGCCCCGAGGCCAACGAGCGCCATCGCCATCGCTATGAGTTCAACATGGCCTATCGCGAGCAGATGGAGAAAAAGGGCTTCGTCATTTCTGGCACCTCCCCGGACGGCACTCTCGTCGAACTGATCGAGATCAAGAACCACCCGTGGTTCCTGGCCTGCCAGTTCCATCCGGAGTTCCAGTCCAAGCCGAATGGGTCGCATCCGCTCTTCAAGGGATTCATCGCCGCCTGCCTCGCGCACCAGGACTAA
- the dxs gene encoding 1-deoxy-D-xylulose-5-phosphate synthase, translating to MNHNESLLSQIHSPTDVKSIEEKDLTQLAAEIREELIRVLSETGGHLGPNLGVVELTIALHRVFETPRDKFLFDVSHQGYVHKLLTGRRDRFSTIRQYEGLNGFLLRTESEHDCYGAGHAGTALSAALGMAAGRDQVGGDEHVVCVAGDAAFTCGVSFEALNNVATTTKRLIVVLNDNEWSIAKNVGAVAEYLNRIVTNPAFSDLHEKAGKFVEWLGGKYARSLAHKVEAGMKNLLAPSVIFEDLGLRYYGPIDGHDIPLLIRTFEFLKTQNEPVILHILTQKGKGYAPALAKPDKFHGLGKFQLDTGETLASPSPTYSELLGKTLADFADHNNKIVAITAAMPTGTGLVNFAKRHPAKCYDVGIAEEHAALFASGLAIQGLKPFLAIYSTFMQRAYDMIIHDIALQNLNVCLCMDRAGLSGDDGPTHHGLFDIAYLRPVPGLVHMQPKDEEEFVDMLWTMANYHEGPIAIRYPRGSGTGAVPKAQPKILEIGKSEVIRHGKQVAIVALGNMVEVALDTAAMLEEKGISTAVINARWIKPLDAATIEFFARGCEVLCTMEDHVLTNGFGCGVMELLADQHVTTPVVRIGWPDQFVEHGTVPILRAKHGLTAEAAVEKIVSALPATKVSSRTIPAA from the coding sequence ATGAATCATAACGAATCTTTGCTCTCGCAGATTCACTCACCCACCGACGTCAAAAGCATCGAGGAAAAGGATCTTACCCAGCTTGCAGCAGAGATTCGCGAGGAACTCATCCGGGTTCTCTCGGAAACCGGCGGCCACCTCGGCCCCAACCTGGGCGTGGTGGAGCTCACCATCGCCCTGCACCGCGTCTTTGAGACACCCAGGGACAAGTTTCTCTTCGACGTCAGCCATCAGGGTTACGTCCACAAGCTCCTGACCGGGCGCCGCGACCGTTTTTCCACCATCCGCCAGTATGAGGGGCTGAACGGCTTTCTCCTCCGCACCGAAAGCGAGCACGACTGCTACGGAGCAGGCCACGCTGGAACCGCTCTCTCCGCCGCTCTCGGCATGGCGGCTGGCCGCGATCAGGTCGGCGGCGACGAACACGTCGTCTGCGTGGCGGGAGACGCCGCTTTTACCTGCGGAGTCAGCTTCGAGGCTCTCAACAACGTCGCCACCACAACGAAACGCCTCATCGTCGTCCTGAATGACAACGAGTGGTCCATCGCCAAGAATGTCGGCGCGGTCGCAGAGTACCTGAACCGCATCGTCACTAACCCCGCCTTTTCCGATCTGCACGAAAAGGCTGGCAAGTTCGTCGAGTGGCTCGGCGGCAAATACGCCCGTTCCCTCGCCCACAAGGTCGAGGCGGGCATGAAGAACCTGCTGGCGCCGAGCGTGATTTTCGAGGACCTGGGCCTGCGCTATTACGGCCCGATTGACGGACACGACATTCCGCTCCTCATTCGCACCTTTGAATTTCTCAAGACGCAGAACGAGCCAGTCATCCTCCACATTCTGACCCAGAAGGGCAAAGGCTACGCGCCCGCCCTGGCCAAGCCGGACAAGTTTCACGGCCTCGGCAAGTTCCAGCTCGATACCGGCGAGACGCTCGCATCCCCTTCCCCGACCTACTCGGAACTCCTTGGCAAAACGCTGGCCGATTTCGCCGATCACAACAACAAGATCGTCGCCATCACCGCCGCCATGCCGACCGGCACGGGACTGGTAAACTTCGCCAAGCGCCACCCCGCCAAGTGCTATGACGTCGGCATCGCCGAGGAACACGCCGCCCTCTTCGCCAGCGGCCTGGCCATTCAGGGCCTGAAGCCTTTCCTGGCGATCTACTCCACTTTCATGCAGCGCGCCTACGACATGATCATTCATGACATCGCGCTACAGAACCTCAATGTCTGCCTGTGCATGGATCGTGCCGGCCTCTCCGGTGACGATGGCCCGACGCATCACGGCCTCTTTGATATTGCCTACCTCCGCCCCGTACCGGGTCTCGTGCACATGCAGCCCAAGGACGAGGAGGAGTTCGTCGACATGCTCTGGACGATGGCCAACTATCACGAAGGTCCCATCGCCATCCGCTACCCGCGAGGCAGTGGCACGGGCGCCGTCCCCAAAGCGCAGCCGAAGATCCTTGAAATCGGCAAGTCCGAGGTCATACGTCACGGCAAGCAGGTCGCCATCGTTGCTCTCGGCAACATGGTCGAAGTCGCCCTCGATACTGCAGCCATGCTTGAGGAAAAAGGCATCTCCACCGCCGTGATCAATGCCCGCTGGATCAAGCCGCTCGACGCTGCAACCATCGAGTTTTTCGCCCGCGGTTGCGAGGTCCTTTGCACGATGGAAGACCATGTGCTGACCAACGGCTTTGGCTGCGGAGTCATGGAACTCCTCGCCGACCAGCACGTCACCACGCCGGTCGTCCGCATCGGATGGCCCGATCAGTTTGTCGAGCACGGCACCGTCCCAATCCTGCGCGCCAAGCACGGCCTCACGGCCGAGGCCGCGGTGGAAAAAATCGTCTCCGCCCTCCCGGCGACCAAGGTTTCCAGCCGGACAATTCCCGCGGCGTAG
- the xseB gene encoding exodeoxyribonuclease VII small subunit: MSQPPSGSASIEEAMQKLEALVGEMESGKLPLEKLLAHYEEGVSLVKLCQERLDAAEEKIQIIKRNASGPAGLDDFHSYSNES, from the coding sequence GTGAGCCAGCCCCCATCAGGCTCCGCCTCCATCGAGGAGGCCATGCAGAAGCTCGAGGCTCTCGTCGGCGAGATGGAATCTGGAAAACTCCCTCTGGAGAAGCTACTTGCACACTACGAGGAAGGCGTCTCGCTGGTGAAACTTTGTCAGGAAAGACTCGACGCGGCCGAGGAAAAGATTCAAATCATCAAGCGAAATGCCTCCGGTCCCGCTGGACTGGACGATTTCCATTCGTATTCAAATGAATCATAA
- a CDS encoding ArnT family glycosyltransferase: MHSLDQGLFALLIKGGMIAVLVIAVSLLYLFVQFKGLDNSSAMDQAQIARNIASGKGYTTGNIRPAALWMYKNHLSESVDQIDLNRFPDFYQAPLNPWINSFALRLIKGSWKMSPTQIPYSGDRMVAAVAMITFLLAIGVWFLVVQKLFDTKLAFFASMAALVTDLLWQFSLSGLPQMLVLLLFGLASLATLYAMEAAGNDQFTHTLGWLVGAGALFGLMTLAHGLAFWLFVGWAVFAAIYFRPRGLAFLAALAAFLVIVTPWLVRTYQVCGNPFGLGFYEMFFDQTPTEGYQRASELTIGGSGISLQGKVRANLVRQLDGLFGLIGLNIAAGAFFLALFHRFRSHKAAMFKWCVLAMWVSAVFGMSLYRGFEVMSENQLHVIFIPIFAAFGFAFLLVLWSRLEFGGALFRVIFISAVIFLCGIPLLITLFSGQQGRIQWPPYVPPVIGMLGEWFDEDEAICSDMPWAVAWYAQRPSLLMPKSMKDFNRIHDYNETKQPINGLFLTPISGNQRLFSDIYKGNLKDWAPLVTRPPKVDGFPLTSYTALPIEAECIIFADRDRWSQPRSSK, translated from the coding sequence GTGCACTCCCTCGACCAAGGCTTGTTCGCCTTGCTCATCAAGGGGGGCATGATTGCCGTGCTCGTGATCGCAGTTTCCCTCCTGTACCTCTTCGTGCAGTTCAAGGGTCTGGACAACTCCAGCGCCATGGATCAGGCGCAGATCGCCCGCAATATCGCCTCGGGTAAGGGATACACCACAGGCAACATCCGACCCGCCGCCCTTTGGATGTACAAGAACCATCTCAGTGAGTCCGTCGACCAGATCGATCTGAATCGCTTCCCGGATTTCTATCAGGCTCCGCTGAATCCCTGGATCAATTCCTTTGCCCTCCGCCTGATCAAAGGCAGTTGGAAAATGTCCCCGACTCAGATCCCTTACTCTGGGGATCGCATGGTAGCGGCAGTCGCGATGATCACCTTTCTGCTGGCCATTGGCGTGTGGTTCCTGGTCGTGCAGAAGCTGTTCGACACGAAGCTCGCCTTTTTCGCCTCCATGGCGGCGCTCGTTACCGATCTTCTCTGGCAATTCTCGCTGAGCGGACTCCCGCAAATGCTTGTGCTGCTACTCTTTGGCCTCGCGAGCCTGGCCACTTTATACGCGATGGAAGCCGCCGGAAATGACCAGTTCACCCATACTCTGGGCTGGCTGGTGGGAGCAGGTGCGCTCTTCGGCCTCATGACGCTCGCACATGGTCTGGCCTTTTGGCTGTTCGTGGGTTGGGCCGTCTTTGCCGCCATTTACTTCCGTCCCCGCGGCCTCGCTTTCCTGGCGGCCTTGGCTGCGTTTCTGGTCATTGTCACCCCCTGGCTGGTGCGCACCTATCAGGTCTGCGGCAATCCCTTTGGCCTGGGCTTCTATGAAATGTTCTTCGATCAGACGCCAACCGAAGGTTATCAGCGCGCATCGGAGCTGACTATCGGCGGTTCGGGCATCAGCCTTCAAGGCAAGGTGCGAGCCAATCTAGTTCGCCAGTTGGACGGTCTCTTTGGCCTGATCGGCCTCAACATCGCCGCCGGTGCCTTCTTCCTCGCGCTGTTCCATCGCTTCCGCTCGCACAAGGCCGCCATGTTTAAATGGTGCGTTCTAGCCATGTGGGTCTCCGCAGTTTTTGGAATGAGTCTCTACCGTGGCTTTGAAGTCATGTCAGAAAACCAGCTCCATGTGATTTTCATCCCAATATTCGCCGCATTCGGCTTTGCCTTTCTGCTGGTCTTGTGGAGTCGACTGGAATTTGGCGGTGCACTCTTCCGGGTGATTTTTATCTCTGCCGTCATCTTCCTGTGCGGCATCCCTCTGCTGATTACGCTTTTCTCCGGGCAGCAGGGACGCATTCAGTGGCCGCCATACGTTCCTCCGGTGATCGGTATGCTCGGTGAATGGTTCGACGAAGATGAAGCGATCTGCTCCGATATGCCGTGGGCTGTCGCATGGTATGCCCAGCGCCCCTCTCTGCTCATGCCCAAGAGCATGAAAGACTTTAATCGCATCCACGACTACAACGAGACAAAGCAGCCGATCAATGGCCTGTTCCTCACGCCGATCAGCGGCAATCAGCGCCTTTTCTCCGATATCTACAAGGGCAATCTCAAAGACTGGGCGCCCCTGGTTACCCGCCCTCCCAAGGTGGACGGCTTCCCGCTGACCTCGTATACCGCCCTCCCGATCGAGGCCGAGTGCATCATCTTTGCAGACCGCGATCGCTGGAGTCAGCCCCGGAGCAGCAAGTGA